The Methanocella arvoryzae MRE50 genome includes a region encoding these proteins:
- the ilvD gene encoding dihydroxy-acid dehydratase, with protein sequence MRSQDLRKLGPEIDPLKLSMDWGVVDLEKPQILVEDVWGDALPGSYHLKDLSDMVARGVYASGGKPAHHHVTDMCDGIAQGTEGMNYSLLSRELICGMIEVHWKAQPVDGLVLLSSCDKGVPGQLMAAARLDDAPAIHVPGGTMMEGPGMFTLEQVGTIYSDLKRGEIPPDEYRFLQRSACPTEGCCSFMGTANTMQSLSEAMGLTLPGAASMPAFTAGIRHKAEEAGIRIVEMLDEGLKTKDILTRDSFENAIMVHAAIGGSTNALLHIPAMSREVGVTIKPTLWDELNRQIPMLLNVRPSGHHPAILFWYSGGVQGIIREIKDHLHLDAMTVTGRTLGENLKEMERQHFFEHARRHLESYKIRAEEVIYPASKPRGEGSLAILQGNLAPGYAVTKYAAVPKEMFRHVGPAIVFEDELHARDAILDGTVKKGSVIVIRYAGPKGCGMPEMYYPTEALASSKELCTTTGLITDGRFSGASRGPCIGYISPEAMSGGPLAIVENDDLIRIDIPGRRLDLTGVRGKEVSLDEAARIIEERLKKWKRPEPRFTGVLSMYTTLASSAMEGGYMVTDRCEK encoded by the coding sequence ATGAGAAGCCAGGATTTGAGAAAACTCGGCCCGGAGATTGATCCGCTCAAGCTTTCGATGGACTGGGGAGTGGTAGATCTTGAAAAGCCCCAGATCCTGGTCGAGGACGTCTGGGGAGATGCGCTGCCGGGCAGCTATCACTTAAAGGATTTATCGGATATGGTGGCCAGGGGAGTCTACGCCAGCGGAGGCAAGCCTGCGCACCACCACGTCACGGACATGTGCGACGGTATTGCACAGGGGACCGAAGGGATGAACTACTCCTTGCTGTCACGCGAGCTCATCTGTGGCATGATCGAAGTACACTGGAAGGCGCAACCGGTAGATGGCCTCGTGCTGCTATCGAGCTGCGACAAAGGTGTGCCCGGACAGCTGATGGCTGCAGCGCGCCTGGACGATGCGCCGGCCATACACGTGCCCGGCGGCACCATGATGGAAGGGCCCGGCATGTTCACCCTCGAGCAGGTCGGCACGATCTACTCCGATCTAAAGCGGGGAGAGATCCCCCCTGACGAGTACCGGTTCCTCCAGCGGAGCGCGTGCCCCACCGAAGGCTGCTGCTCATTTATGGGCACCGCCAACACCATGCAGTCGCTCTCCGAAGCGATGGGGCTTACCCTCCCCGGCGCGGCCTCGATGCCGGCGTTTACTGCAGGCATCCGGCACAAGGCGGAGGAGGCCGGAATAAGGATCGTGGAGATGCTGGACGAAGGCCTGAAGACTAAGGATATTCTCACGAGAGACTCTTTCGAGAACGCCATCATGGTACACGCGGCCATCGGCGGCTCTACCAACGCCCTGCTCCACATACCGGCGATGTCCCGGGAGGTGGGAGTGACGATCAAGCCGACGCTCTGGGACGAATTGAACCGGCAGATACCTATGCTTCTCAACGTGCGGCCCAGCGGGCACCACCCGGCAATCCTGTTCTGGTACTCCGGCGGCGTCCAGGGCATCATCAGGGAGATCAAAGATCACCTGCACCTCGACGCCATGACGGTTACTGGCAGGACTCTCGGGGAGAACCTCAAAGAGATGGAGCGCCAGCACTTCTTCGAGCACGCGCGCAGGCATCTGGAGAGCTATAAGATAAGGGCGGAGGAGGTCATTTATCCCGCCTCGAAGCCCAGAGGCGAAGGCTCTCTCGCCATCCTGCAGGGGAACCTGGCCCCCGGCTACGCCGTGACGAAGTATGCCGCAGTTCCCAAAGAAATGTTCCGCCACGTCGGCCCTGCGATTGTGTTCGAGGATGAGCTCCATGCCAGGGACGCCATCCTGGACGGAACTGTGAAAAAAGGGTCGGTCATCGTCATACGCTATGCCGGCCCCAAAGGCTGCGGAATGCCGGAGATGTACTACCCGACGGAAGCCCTCGCCTCCAGCAAAGAGCTGTGCACCACTACAGGGCTTATCACCGACGGCCGGTTTTCGGGGGCTTCAAGAGGACCCTGTATCGGCTATATCTCCCCGGAGGCAATGAGCGGCGGGCCTCTCGCAATTGTGGAGAACGATGACCTGATCAGGATCGACATTCCCGGCCGACGCCTGGACCTTACAGGCGTCAGGGGAAAAGAAGTCAGCCTGGACGAGGCTGCCCGGATCATAGAGGAAAGGCTGAAAAAGTGGAAACGCCCCGAGCCCAGGTTTACCGGTGTTCTCAGCATGTACACCACTCTGGCCTCCTCGGCGATGGAGGGGGGCTACATGGTAACGGACAGGTGCGAAAAGTAG
- the purE gene encoding 5-(carboxyamino)imidazole ribonucleotide mutase: protein MVDVAVILGSASDRAIADKAIEVLAKNNVSYDLQVLSAHRNPDELDAYVRGSDAKVFITIAGLAAALPGVVAARTKKPVIGVPVSAKLGGLDALLSIVQMPKGVPVACVGIDNGDNAAHLAIRILQR from the coding sequence ATGGTGGACGTCGCAGTCATTCTCGGTTCGGCCTCGGACCGCGCGATCGCAGACAAGGCGATCGAAGTTCTCGCCAAAAACAACGTTTCGTATGACCTGCAGGTGCTCTCAGCTCACCGCAACCCCGACGAGCTCGATGCATACGTCAGGGGAAGCGATGCAAAGGTCTTCATCACCATCGCCGGCCTGGCCGCAGCCCTGCCCGGCGTCGTCGCCGCCCGGACCAAAAAGCCGGTCATCGGCGTCCCGGTCTCCGCCAAGCTCGGCGGCCTCGACGCCCTCCTGTCCATCGTCCAGATGCCCAAAGGCGTCCCGGTAGCCTGCGTCGGCATCGACAACGGAGACAACGCCGCCCACCTGGCCATCCGCATCTTACAGAGGTAA
- a CDS encoding BtrH N-terminal domain-containing protein: MKTILEDFSHEKGLHCDTSSLRDVFAYAGHGFPEPFFFGIGEGLGFFFRDGRSGKPPVASGRTGVLEIERRACRLLGCDLKISTSSSPRRARETLASMLANGQPVMLHADQYYLKYLRSPSHFGAYSLVVAGIDEEAGIAHVADHMRENLIEVPLAELAEARASIHRPFPARHRWFRFGIPSDIKADSKQIMAAIGRNTMEMLNAPVRNCGVGGIYYLANCMYRWEEKYSKKELDDACRIVHDAIAGPGTGGSCFRCLYADFLQYAAENFDLPGIAETADGYRRVGNMWAQAGKVLAEVRCGCSALTEAADIIQIIAAREHELQVSLMAAANLCCRRR, from the coding sequence ATGAAAACAATCCTGGAAGACTTCTCTCACGAGAAGGGCCTGCACTGCGATACCTCGTCCCTGCGGGACGTCTTCGCTTACGCGGGCCATGGTTTCCCCGAGCCGTTCTTCTTCGGGATCGGGGAAGGGCTCGGCTTTTTCTTTCGCGACGGCAGATCTGGCAAGCCTCCGGTAGCCTCCGGCAGAACCGGTGTCCTGGAGATCGAACGGCGGGCTTGCAGGCTGCTGGGCTGCGACCTGAAGATCTCTACCTCCTCAAGCCCCCGCCGTGCCCGGGAGACGCTGGCCTCTATGCTGGCAAACGGCCAGCCCGTAATGCTGCACGCAGACCAGTACTACCTCAAGTACCTCCGCAGCCCGTCCCACTTCGGCGCGTACTCTCTCGTAGTCGCCGGCATCGACGAAGAAGCCGGCATCGCGCACGTGGCCGACCACATGCGGGAAAACCTTATTGAGGTCCCGCTGGCCGAGCTGGCCGAAGCCCGGGCTTCGATCCATCGCCCGTTCCCGGCCAGGCACCGCTGGTTCAGGTTCGGCATACCCTCTGATATAAAGGCAGACAGCAAGCAGATCATGGCCGCCATCGGGCGCAACACTATGGAAATGCTCAACGCCCCCGTCCGCAACTGCGGCGTAGGCGGAATCTACTATCTCGCCAACTGCATGTACCGGTGGGAGGAAAAATACAGCAAAAAGGAACTGGATGACGCCTGCCGCATCGTCCACGACGCAATCGCCGGCCCCGGCACGGGTGGCAGCTGCTTCCGCTGCCTCTACGCTGACTTCCTCCAGTACGCGGCCGAAAACTTCGACCTCCCCGGCATAGCTGAAACTGCAGACGGCTACCGAAGAGTAGGTAACATGTGGGCACAGGCTGGCAAAGTGCTGGCCGAAGTCCGGTGCGGGTGCTCCGCACTCACCGAGGCCGCCGACATCATCCAGATCATCGCCGCCCGGGAACATGAGCTGCAAGTTTCTTTGATGGCTGCGGCCAACCTCTGCTGCCGCCGTAGATGA
- a CDS encoding DEAD/DEAH box helicase, whose protein sequence is MGNVFELLDPRIREALSELGMTEPTGTQQKAIPAILSGGHVLLIAPTGTGKTESALLPAFDLLMRMSSEEREGIKVLYITPLRALNRDMMKRMRWWAGRLDLNIDVRHGDTTTHERRRQALKPPDILITTPETVQAMLMGSRMRENLKSLAMVIVDEVHELASSKRGTQMAIALERLGRYTEFRRIGLSATVGTPGEVAKFLAGTGREAQIVEVKLAKSLDFHVTYPETIDSDKPLSKKLLTDPDIAAQIRTMIDLIKRNRSTLMFVNTRQSAEAIGARFRKLDQAIAVHHGSLSKEARIEAEDSFKDGKVNALVCTSSMELGIDIGDIDHVIQYMSPREVSRLLQRVGRAGHSIGETSSGTIITINEDDSAEAWAICRRASAGQIENINLYKKSYDALANQICAMALEYGDISATYVYETVCKAYPYAQLSRKEFDRVLQQLVEERLIFLSPEGLIGRKAKTRTYMYENLSMIPDEKRFDVYDVITGRMIGTLDEAFVVNFADVGAIFITKGEMWRIVEVTEDRVRVEPIENPQGEVPSWTGEEIPVPFSVAMEVGAIRRTVAEMAGSPEADIVRYLTSAYPTDEATARSYVRYVKKQVAGNYPVPSDQLVTVEEEERTIMINACFGHKVNETLGRVVTALLASRFGGGVAMEIDPYRIKLELPKRIRAADVAKMIADLEPIFVEPIIEKTLKNTLLLKWKMVHVARKFGALSRDVDYERISMEKLLNVFEGTPMYEEAVNEILHDKLDIDNAIKVLEKIRSGEIKVLTGRLSPIGDAGFTGGRELMAPESADRSIVLALKERIMNDHVILFCLNCKQFSSKRKVKDVEERPVCPLCNSRLIAALKPWEKEEADLVKKAAKNKLAEPEMVKVKRVYRNGNLVLSHGRVAVIALASRGLGPESASRVIGRQREDEEDFYRDILKAERDYVRTRRFWA, encoded by the coding sequence ATGGGTAATGTTTTTGAGCTGTTAGATCCCCGTATACGGGAGGCGCTCTCCGAACTCGGGATGACCGAGCCGACGGGGACGCAACAGAAGGCTATTCCTGCCATTCTGAGCGGGGGCCACGTTCTTTTGATTGCGCCGACGGGCACGGGCAAGACGGAGTCCGCCCTGCTGCCGGCGTTTGATCTGCTGATGCGGATGAGCTCTGAGGAGCGGGAAGGCATCAAGGTCCTGTACATTACTCCGCTGCGGGCGCTGAACAGGGACATGATGAAGCGTATGAGGTGGTGGGCGGGGCGCCTCGATCTGAACATAGACGTGAGGCACGGCGATACCACCACTCACGAGCGGCGGAGGCAGGCGCTGAAGCCGCCCGACATCCTGATCACCACTCCGGAGACTGTGCAGGCTATGCTGATGGGCAGCCGGATGCGGGAGAACCTCAAAAGCCTCGCCATGGTGATTGTCGACGAAGTGCACGAGCTGGCCTCCTCCAAAAGGGGCACCCAGATGGCCATCGCACTGGAGCGGCTGGGCCGATACACTGAGTTCCGGAGGATCGGCCTGTCTGCCACTGTGGGCACGCCCGGGGAAGTGGCCAAATTTCTGGCAGGCACCGGCCGGGAAGCGCAGATCGTCGAGGTCAAACTGGCTAAATCTCTCGATTTTCACGTGACCTACCCGGAGACCATCGACAGCGACAAGCCTCTGTCTAAGAAGCTCCTCACCGACCCGGATATCGCCGCCCAGATCCGGACCATGATAGACCTGATCAAGAGGAACCGCTCCACCCTGATGTTCGTCAACACCCGGCAGTCCGCCGAGGCTATCGGCGCCCGTTTCAGGAAGCTCGACCAGGCCATAGCGGTCCACCACGGCTCCTTATCCAAAGAGGCCCGTATCGAGGCAGAGGACTCGTTCAAGGACGGCAAAGTCAACGCTCTGGTTTGCACCTCGTCCATGGAGCTGGGCATCGACATCGGCGACATCGACCACGTCATCCAGTACATGTCGCCCCGTGAAGTTTCCCGGCTGCTGCAGCGTGTCGGCCGTGCCGGCCACAGCATTGGGGAGACATCCAGCGGCACAATCATCACCATCAACGAAGACGACTCGGCTGAGGCATGGGCCATCTGCCGCAGGGCTTCAGCAGGCCAGATCGAGAACATCAACCTGTATAAAAAATCGTACGACGCGCTGGCCAACCAGATCTGTGCCATGGCTCTGGAGTACGGCGATATCAGCGCTACCTACGTCTACGAGACCGTATGCAAGGCTTACCCCTATGCGCAGCTATCCCGGAAAGAGTTCGACCGGGTACTACAGCAGCTTGTCGAAGAACGCCTGATCTTTTTAAGCCCCGAAGGGCTCATCGGCAGAAAGGCGAAGACCCGCACATACATGTACGAGAACCTCTCCATGATCCCGGACGAGAAGCGCTTCGACGTGTACGACGTGATCACCGGGCGGATGATCGGCACGCTGGACGAAGCCTTCGTCGTCAACTTCGCCGACGTGGGCGCCATCTTCATCACCAAGGGCGAGATGTGGCGGATCGTGGAAGTCACCGAAGACCGGGTCCGGGTCGAGCCTATCGAGAACCCGCAGGGAGAGGTTCCCTCCTGGACTGGGGAAGAAATCCCTGTTCCCTTCTCGGTAGCCATGGAAGTGGGCGCCATCCGGAGAACTGTGGCAGAGATGGCAGGTTCGCCGGAAGCCGACATTGTCAGGTACTTGACTTCAGCATATCCTACGGACGAGGCTACCGCGAGGTCTTACGTACGGTACGTGAAAAAGCAGGTGGCCGGCAATTACCCTGTTCCTTCCGATCAGCTGGTTACAGTAGAGGAAGAAGAGCGGACGATCATGATCAACGCGTGCTTCGGCCACAAGGTAAACGAGACCCTGGGCAGAGTCGTCACCGCCCTGCTTGCCTCCCGGTTCGGAGGCGGTGTGGCCATGGAGATCGATCCGTACCGGATCAAGCTGGAGCTGCCGAAGCGCATTCGGGCCGCTGACGTGGCGAAGATGATCGCCGACCTCGAGCCGATCTTCGTGGAGCCGATCATCGAGAAGACGCTCAAGAACACGCTGCTGCTCAAGTGGAAGATGGTCCACGTGGCCCGGAAGTTCGGCGCCCTGTCGAGAGACGTGGACTACGAGCGCATCAGCATGGAGAAGCTGCTGAACGTCTTTGAAGGCACGCCCATGTACGAGGAAGCGGTTAACGAGATCCTGCACGACAAGCTGGACATCGATAATGCCATCAAAGTGCTGGAGAAGATCCGCTCCGGGGAGATCAAGGTGCTCACCGGCAGGCTCAGCCCAATCGGAGACGCCGGCTTCACCGGGGGCAGAGAGCTGATGGCGCCCGAATCGGCCGACCGGTCTATAGTGCTGGCGCTGAAGGAGCGGATCATGAACGACCACGTGATCCTCTTCTGCCTGAACTGCAAGCAGTTTTCATCCAAACGAAAAGTAAAGGATGTCGAGGAGCGGCCTGTCTGTCCTCTATGTAATTCGAGGCTTATAGCGGCGCTCAAGCCGTGGGAGAAGGAAGAGGCCGACCTGGTGAAGAAGGCGGCAAAGAATAAGCTTGCCGAGCCCGAAATGGTCAAGGTAAAACGAGTCTACCGTAATGGCAACCTGGTGCTCTCTCACGGCCGCGTCGCCGTCATCGCACTGGCATCCAGAGGCCTCGGCCCCGAGTCCGCCTCACGGGTGATCGGCAGACAGCGCGAGGATGAAGAGGACTTCTACCGGGATATCCTGAAGGCCGAGAGAGACTACGTCCGGACCCGCAGGTTCTGGGCTTAA
- a CDS encoding aspartate dehydrogenase — protein MFRIGIVGAGAIGKEIARAIDNGTVPAKLEAIYDRDTAEATSFAASLKSKPRVLPLEELVEASNFVVEAAAQSAVREVAIAALSRSRSVMIMSVGALADKELLETIRTMAKEHCCSIYLPSGAIGGLDAVKAASICKIDSVTITTRKPRDGLRGAPFIVRNNIDVDSMDEPTEIFSGPAAVAIKEFPANVNVAASLSLVGIGFERTLVRVVVDPTIKRNIHEISVRGEFGELHTVVENVPARSNPKTSFLAALSAIATLRQVCEPLKIGT, from the coding sequence ATGTTCAGGATCGGTATAGTTGGCGCGGGGGCGATTGGCAAGGAAATCGCCCGGGCTATCGACAATGGCACGGTCCCCGCTAAGCTCGAGGCGATCTACGACAGGGATACTGCGGAGGCAACCAGCTTTGCCGCGTCCCTGAAGTCGAAGCCCAGAGTCCTGCCGCTCGAAGAGCTGGTCGAGGCTTCCAACTTCGTCGTGGAAGCAGCAGCGCAGTCGGCCGTCAGGGAAGTGGCGATCGCGGCGCTCTCCAGGTCCAGAAGCGTCATGATCATGAGCGTGGGAGCACTGGCAGACAAAGAGCTGCTGGAAACGATCCGGACTATGGCAAAGGAGCACTGCTGTAGCATTTACCTGCCTTCCGGGGCGATCGGAGGGCTGGACGCCGTCAAGGCGGCATCCATCTGCAAGATAGACAGTGTCACCATCACCACCCGGAAGCCCAGGGATGGGCTGCGGGGCGCCCCGTTTATCGTCAGGAACAACATCGACGTCGACAGCATGGACGAGCCCACGGAGATCTTCAGCGGGCCTGCCGCCGTCGCAATCAAGGAATTTCCGGCCAACGTCAATGTGGCAGCCTCGCTGAGCCTCGTAGGCATCGGCTTCGAGAGAACGCTGGTCCGGGTCGTGGTAGACCCCACGATCAAGCGCAACATCCACGAGATCTCCGTCCGCGGCGAATTTGGAGAATTGCACACGGTCGTTGAGAACGTGCCTGCCCGGTCCAACCCGAAAACGAGCTTCCTGGCCGCCCTTTCGGCAATAGCCACCCTGCGGCAGGTTTGCGAGCCGCTGAAGATCGGCACTTGA
- the nadC gene encoding carboxylating nicotinate-nucleotide diphosphorylase: MLTVELERFILEDLGEDDDSTGIVPPVAASANIVCKEDGVLAGLDEALQVFEYFGLSLESHYADGNPIKAGDVIMTITGDAADILRGERLALNFLGRMSGIATLTRRCVSRAGNARIAATRKTTPGFRSFEKKAVKLGGGDTHRYDLSAAVMIKDNHIAIMGIEGAIAAAKKAASFTKKIEIEVESVEDGEKAASLGADIIMFDNMAPDRIAEGVARVKKINPRVIVEASGGITMNNIGDYARAGVDVISLGALTRDAKWLDFSLDMETSK, from the coding sequence ATGCTCACTGTTGAACTCGAGCGCTTCATACTGGAAGACCTCGGCGAAGACGACGACTCCACCGGGATCGTCCCGCCCGTGGCGGCCAGTGCTAACATCGTATGCAAGGAAGATGGCGTGCTTGCAGGGCTCGACGAAGCCCTCCAGGTCTTCGAGTACTTCGGGCTGAGCCTCGAATCCCATTATGCTGACGGCAACCCCATTAAGGCAGGCGACGTCATCATGACCATCACTGGCGACGCCGCCGACATCCTTCGGGGCGAGCGCCTCGCGCTGAACTTCCTCGGCCGGATGAGCGGCATCGCCACCCTTACCCGGCGTTGTGTATCGAGAGCAGGCAACGCCAGGATCGCCGCAACCCGGAAGACTACGCCCGGGTTCAGGTCATTCGAGAAAAAGGCAGTCAAGCTCGGCGGAGGAGACACCCACCGCTATGACCTTTCCGCCGCCGTCATGATCAAGGACAACCACATCGCGATCATGGGCATAGAAGGAGCGATAGCGGCAGCCAAAAAGGCGGCCAGCTTCACCAAGAAGATCGAGATCGAGGTCGAGTCCGTGGAAGACGGCGAAAAGGCCGCCTCCCTCGGCGCCGACATCATCATGTTCGACAACATGGCCCCCGACAGGATCGCCGAAGGCGTGGCCAGAGTCAAGAAGATCAACCCCCGCGTCATCGTCGAAGCTTCCGGCGGCATAACGATGAATAATATCGGTGACTATGCCCGGGCAGGCGTCGACGTTATCTCCCTCGGGGCGCTGACCCGAGATGCGAAGTGGCTCGACTTTAGCCTTGACATGGAGACCAGCAAGTAA